A stretch of Rhinoderma darwinii isolate aRhiDar2 chromosome 4, aRhiDar2.hap1, whole genome shotgun sequence DNA encodes these proteins:
- the LOC142759491 gene encoding histidine-rich glycoprotein-like gives MERIFVAALLVTLCSATSPLIPNVIPLDCNATQVQVEWAIDLINEDRDEGFQLRPVRVESVFQQTSVKYPSAFIYYLDLDVIETPCSVLSNKPWKECIHDIIIAHETVFGHCKAIIYIDSSRSTLKLLNYNCTLGTVPSRSIVRMCPDCPVLVTNIGPEIRAKVDLLIQQYNKNSNETHYFKVNGIERVRTQYVFGQSYFFKFTIKETECLKTQADVNLTNCNFLKDQEAHVGFCKGTTYRQFVGKEGLDVSCEIYNPRDNKDDHGHRHDHGHRHGHCHHGLDNSKPEQEQEISNAPGADKEGAEQEGAGEAGQGGDVPDNCEHHKRGHCPHHRGRKHHQCRHDRHHHPHHPHHHHHHNDRQNESHPHDPSHHHRDHHHDHRNRTSTDDGSSSEEHTDKKPFENRSKGSVQIYYLSDDQKGVPVPTIFRLPPPPERPGKYGKHGKHINIEFPSEQSKLKTCPGEPLVDLPQIIKNHIFT, from the exons ATGGAGCGGATTTTTGTAGCAGCCTTATTGGTGACACTGTGTTCTGCCACAAGCCCTTTAATTCCCAATGTAATCCCTCTAGACTGCAATGCAACACAAGTACAAGTAGAATGGGCAATAGACCTCATTAATGAAGACCGAGATGAGGGTTTTCAGTTAAGACCGGTCCGAGTTGAATCAGTCTTCCAACAGACG TCAGTAAAATATCCCTCAGCGTTCATCTACTATTTGGATCTGGATGTGATTGAAACGCCTTGCTCTGTCCTGAGTAACAAACCATGGAAAGAGTGTATTCATGACATTATTATAGCCCATGAAACT GTATTTGGTCACTGTAAAGCCATCATTTATATAGACAGTTCACGGAGCACTCTGAAACTCTTGAATTACAACTGCACCCTCGGTACAG TTCCTTCTAGATCAATTGTTCGGATGTGTCCAGATTGCCCTGTTCTAGTCACCAATATTGGACCTGAAATAAGAGCAAAGGTTGATCTTCTGATTCAACAGTATAATAAAAACAGCAACGAGACCCATTATTTCAAAGTGAATGGTATCGAAAGAGTGAGAACACAG TATGTGTTTGGACAATCTTACTTCTTCAAATTCACGATAAAGGAAACAGAGTGCTTGAAAACACAAGCTGATGTAAATCTTACAAACTGCAATTTCCTTAAAGACCAGGAAGCC CATGTTGGGTTCTGCAAGGGTACTACTTATCGCCAATTTGTTGGTAAAGAAGGTTTAGATGTGTCCTGTGAAATCTACAACCCAAGG gATAATAAAGATGATCATGGTCACAGACATGATCATGGTCACAGACATGGGCACTGTCATCACGGACTAGATAACTCAAAACCTGAACAAGAGCAAGAAATATCTAATGCCCCTGGTGCAGACAAGGAAGGAGCAGAACAGGAAGGTGCCGGAGAGGCAGGACAAGGCGGCGATGTGCCTGACAATTGTGAGCATCATAAGCGTGGGCATTGCCCACACCACAGGGGTCGTAAACATCATCAATGCCGAcatgatcgtcatcatcatcctcaccatcctcatcaccaccaccaccacaatgaTCGCCAAAATGAAAGTCACCCTCATGACCCATCACATCATCACCGGGATCATCATCATGATCATCGCAATCGTACTTCAACTGATGATGGCAGTTCATCCGAAGAACACACTGATAAAAAACCTTTTGAGAATAGATCAAAAGGGTCAGTTCAGATTTATTATCTTTCTGATGATCAAAAGGGTGTGCCAGTTCCAACCATTTTCCGCCTACCTCCCCCACCAGAACGTCCTGGAAAATATGGAAAGCATGGAAAACATATTAACATTGAATTCCCAAGTGAACAATCAAAACTGAAAACATGTCCTGGCGAACCACTGGTAGACTTACCACAAATTATAAAGAATCATATTTTTACATAA